TCAGAGTTACTTATCTTTTTATTTGCTTGATTAGCTGAGCAAGCTATTAAGAATATACTTGTTAGAAGTAGTAATATAAATGCGGTAAATTTCATAAATAAATTTTTAAAATAAATAATCAAAAATCTAAGAATTTTGCATAATGAAGCCAAGAAGTTCATCTAAGGATTTTGTCCTTAGATGAAAGATTAAGATTTTTTGATCGCTCTAATAGGAATAACAAATATTGCTGCGATCACATAAAAAGCAATACAAAAAACAGCCGCCATCATAAATATCTCGCCGATATCATAAAAGCTTGACTCAAGCCTAAATGTATCCACGTAATTTATCGCAAACCATAATGCTACACCAAGAGCGATAGCAAAAACAAAAAATCCCCAAGAAAACAAGAAATTTAATATCTTAGTTCCCAATTTCTCTCCTTTTTAATTATTTTTCTAACCTAAAACCACCACCAAAAGCTCTATAAACTTCAACTGCACTGTCGACCTCATCAAGCTTTGCTGAGACGTCTTGTAATTTTGCTTGAAGCAAATTTCTCTGCGCATCAAGAAGCTCTAAATGTCCAATGTAGCCAGCGTCATATTGCTCTTTAGCAAGCGAGTAAATTCTTTGTTGGGATTTTAGCAAATTTTTCACTTGTTCCAAAGAAATTTTTGCATTTTGCCTTGAAACAAGCGCATCTCTTACTTCACCAAGAGCCGATTTTACCGCGGCTTCATAATTAACAGCAGCAATTTGTTCATTTGTTTTAGCCACTGCAACATTATTTTTTGTCCTACCAAAATCAAAAATTTTCTGTGCTAAAGAGCCACCTATGCTCCATGTATTGGCATTTCCAACAAAGATATTTTCAAAATCAATACTTGAAAAGCCAAAAAGTCCAGTCATTGAAATGCTTGGAAAATACTCAGCCCTTGCAACACCAACAAGAGCATTTGTAGCTTTTAAATCAGCCAGTGCCTTTGCCACGTCGCTTCTTCTTAGCAAAATTTCAGAGCTGATGCCAGCACTTATCTCTGGAGAAGCTGGTAAATTTTGCGAGCTAGCAACAGCTCCACCTAAAATTTCATTATTACTTTTACCAGTCAAGATAGCTAGTGAGGTGATAGCTTTTGACTTTGCATTTAATATAGAAGTAAGATTGGTCTTAGCGCTTTCTACTGCTGCCTTACTTTGCAAATAAGTCATCTCATTTATGCTTCCAAGATCAAGCTGTGTTTTGCGAAGCGCTAGCGTGTCTTCATAAGTTTTTAAAGTCTCTCTTAGCACAGCTTCTTGCATATTTAATGAAACTAACGCAAAGTAGCTTTTTGCAACACTTGAGCTGATACTTAGTCTCGCGCTATCGTAGTCAAATTTGGTTGCATTTAGGCTTTCTTCAGCTGCTGCTACATTATTTCTTACTCTGCCCCAGAGATCTATCTCGTAGTTTAGTCCTAAATTTATGCTCGAACTTCTATAACGTGTTTGAGGCTGCTTAGTGTAGGTTTCCCCACTGGTTTTTGCCTTGGTGTAGCCTACATTTAAATTTACCCCAGGGAGCAAGTCAGCCTCAGCAACGCCAAGGCTTGCCTTTGCCTTCTCTAAATTTAAATAAGCAACACGTAAATTTGTATTTTTCTCAAGTGCATTTTCTACTAGAGAATTTAAATTTTCATCGTTAAATTCTCTCCACCAAAGATCCCTTATATCGCTTGTCTCATAAGTGTAAGTAGATGTGAAATTTGTATCTACATTTGGCATATCTGGACGAAATGAGCAACCAGCTAAAAACGCTGTCGTTATAAGTATAAACGCCTTATTTTTCATCTTTTTTTGCTCCCTTTTTCCAGTATTTCTCATTTAAATTTTCAAGCAAATAGTAAAACATTGGCACGAAAAATATCGCTATCGTCGTAGAAGCGATCATGCCACCAACCACGCCAG
Above is a window of Campylobacter concisus ATCC 51562 DNA encoding:
- a CDS encoding efflux transporter outer membrane subunit, with protein sequence MKNKAFILITTAFLAGCSFRPDMPNVDTNFTSTYTYETSDIRDLWWREFNDENLNSLVENALEKNTNLRVAYLNLEKAKASLGVAEADLLPGVNLNVGYTKAKTSGETYTKQPQTRYRSSSINLGLNYEIDLWGRVRNNVAAAEESLNATKFDYDSARLSISSSVAKSYFALVSLNMQEAVLRETLKTYEDTLALRKTQLDLGSINEMTYLQSKAAVESAKTNLTSILNAKSKAITSLAILTGKSNNEILGGAVASSQNLPASPEISAGISSEILLRRSDVAKALADLKATNALVGVARAEYFPSISMTGLFGFSSIDFENIFVGNANTWSIGGSLAQKIFDFGRTKNNVAVAKTNEQIAAVNYEAAVKSALGEVRDALVSRQNAKISLEQVKNLLKSQQRIYSLAKEQYDAGYIGHLELLDAQRNLLQAKLQDVSAKLDEVDSAVEVYRAFGGGFRLEK